One genomic window of Leptospira paudalimensis includes the following:
- a CDS encoding class I SAM-dependent methyltransferase: protein MNVIKRQSIRSKFIQLICYLVLFFFSFQSCDQNTSPEQVAFKKVYDEKKWGDGSGIGSKPENAVPYLKLLQEYLNDPKYKTIVDLGCGDWQLMETMVIPEGKNYVGYDLVSALIEKNTKKYSKKNIKFLVIRQLSDIRYVSADLLIVKDVLHHWPIAHINYFLKEILPNYHFALITNDYNLYALNNDIDFAGFRPINLQKEPFVPVNGLQVLFDFPSHGITKRIYLYKNPHQTEVFEGVDLNK, encoded by the coding sequence ATGAATGTGATCAAAAGACAATCCATCCGATCTAAATTCATTCAACTGATTTGTTATCTTGTTTTATTTTTCTTTTCCTTTCAATCCTGTGATCAAAATACTTCACCAGAACAAGTTGCCTTTAAAAAAGTATATGATGAAAAAAAATGGGGTGATGGCTCAGGCATTGGCTCCAAACCTGAGAATGCAGTTCCCTATCTTAAATTATTGCAAGAATACTTAAATGACCCAAAGTATAAAACGATTGTAGACCTTGGTTGTGGAGACTGGCAACTTATGGAAACCATGGTCATCCCAGAAGGAAAAAATTATGTGGGATATGATCTTGTATCTGCCCTCATTGAAAAAAACACAAAAAAATATTCCAAAAAAAACATCAAATTCTTAGTCATTAGACAATTAAGTGACATACGGTATGTATCCGCAGACCTGTTAATCGTAAAAGACGTATTACATCATTGGCCAATCGCACATATAAACTATTTTTTGAAAGAAATATTGCCAAACTATCACTTTGCACTAATCACTAATGATTATAATTTATACGCTTTAAATAATGACATTGATTTTGCTGGTTTTCGGCCTATCAATTTACAAAAAGAACCATTCGTCCCGGTCAATGGCCTACAAGTGCTTTTTGATTTTCCTTCGCATGGAATCACAAAACGAATTTACCTCTATAAAAACCCTCACCAAACAGAGGTATTCGAAGGAGTGGATTTAAATAAGTAA